A DNA window from Paraburkholderia sp. PGU19 contains the following coding sequences:
- a CDS encoding nuclear transport factor 2 family protein, whose protein sequence is MKICLPRSFVVAAVLVVVGQGGAFAKTETCHSATNKQIAALFDRWNDSLKTGDPQKVVANYAPRSILLPTVSNKPRLTVDEKVDYFRHFLENKPVGTIDFRDIMIECNTAIDAGLYSFKFADGSVVKARYTFTYEWNGHNWLITSHHSSKLPEGD, encoded by the coding sequence ATGAAAATCTGCCTACCGAGGTCGTTCGTAGTTGCTGCCGTGCTTGTGGTCGTCGGTCAGGGCGGCGCGTTCGCGAAGACCGAGACCTGCCATTCTGCAACGAACAAGCAGATTGCTGCGCTTTTCGATCGCTGGAACGATTCGCTGAAAACTGGCGACCCGCAGAAGGTCGTAGCGAACTACGCGCCACGCTCAATCTTGCTACCGACCGTATCGAACAAGCCGCGTTTGACTGTTGACGAGAAGGTTGACTACTTCAGGCATTTTCTCGAAAACAAGCCGGTGGGCACCATCGACTTCCGCGACATCATGATCGAATGCAACACGGCGATCGACGCGGGGCTCTACTCGTTTAAATTTGCGGACGGTTCAGTGGTCAAGGCGCGTTATACATTCACCTATGAATGGAATGGGCACAACTGGCTGATCACCAGCCATCATTCGTCGAAGCTACCAGAAGGTGATTAA
- the cax gene encoding calcium/proton exchanger — protein sequence MRLNADSLSRDKIVDSSRETSHVNEVASCLCSGRGCAGVLASNHHLLVFIASSLAILPLAGWMGHATEQLAERMGEGVGGLLNATFGNAAELIIAFVALQAGLHQVVEASIIGSIVGNMLLVFGAAMLAGGMRYPEQRFNPLGARSQATMLLLAAVALILPAAFESVEGTTVMLHRLSISISLVLLVVYGLYLVFSLITHPELFRSSDAPEKAMPEKEEKPPSVVRALAILAVATVGTAWMSEIMVGSIEPMVHEFGLSDVFVGAFVVAILGNAAEHATAITAALNNRMDLSFSIALGSSVQVALFVAPVLVLASLFFGPSPMDLAFRPDLVLIVVLSALVTAQMASDGRADWLKGTQLLVVYFALALMFFFLPS from the coding sequence GTGAGGCTCAACGCCGATTCGCTTTCGCGCGACAAGATAGTCGATAGCTCGAGGGAGACGAGCCATGTTAATGAAGTTGCTTCTTGTCTTTGTTCCGGTCGCGGTTGCGCTGGAGTACTCGCTTCCAATCACCATCTTCTTGTCTTCATCGCCTCGTCGCTCGCCATCCTCCCCCTCGCCGGGTGGATGGGACATGCCACCGAGCAACTGGCTGAACGCATGGGCGAGGGTGTAGGTGGACTTCTCAATGCGACTTTTGGCAATGCCGCGGAGTTGATTATCGCGTTCGTCGCATTGCAGGCAGGACTTCATCAAGTGGTGGAAGCATCTATTATCGGTTCGATTGTAGGGAATATGCTGCTGGTGTTCGGCGCCGCAATGCTGGCCGGAGGAATGCGCTATCCCGAGCAACGCTTCAATCCGCTTGGAGCAAGGTCTCAAGCGACCATGCTCCTGCTCGCGGCTGTCGCGCTGATTCTTCCTGCCGCCTTCGAATCCGTAGAGGGCACAACCGTGATGCTCCACCGGCTCAGCATCTCGATTTCCCTCGTGCTCCTTGTCGTCTATGGGCTGTATCTTGTGTTCTCACTGATCACTCACCCCGAATTATTCCGCAGTTCCGACGCGCCAGAGAAGGCCATGCCCGAAAAAGAGGAAAAACCCCCGTCAGTAGTACGGGCCCTGGCAATATTGGCAGTTGCAACCGTGGGGACCGCGTGGATGAGTGAGATCATGGTAGGTTCGATCGAACCCATGGTGCACGAATTCGGCCTCAGCGACGTTTTCGTGGGTGCCTTTGTGGTCGCCATACTGGGAAACGCCGCCGAGCACGCAACGGCCATTACGGCAGCATTGAACAATCGCATGGATCTGTCATTTTCCATCGCGCTTGGCTCAAGTGTTCAGGTTGCACTCTTCGTCGCGCCGGTTCTGGTGCTCGCTAGCCTCTTTTTTGGCCCTTCTCCAATGGATCTGGCCTTCCGTCCCGACCTCGTCCTGATCGTGGTTTTGTCAGCGCTGGTCACGGCTCAGATGGCGAGCGACGGACGTGCTGACTGGCTCAAGGGAACGCAACTCCTCGTCGTTTATTTCGCCCTTGCCCTCATGTTTTTCTTTTTGCCGAGCTAA
- a CDS encoding GlsB/YeaQ/YmgE family stress response membrane protein — protein sequence MTMGIIAWLVIGALAGWLAGLLVKGGGFGLIVDIIVGIVGAFIGGWLSGVLGISLGGGLIGSLITAVIGAVILLFIIRLIKRG from the coding sequence CTGACTATGGGGATCATTGCATGGCTGGTCATCGGTGCACTCGCTGGATGGCTGGCTGGCCTGCTGGTGAAGGGCGGAGGTTTCGGCCTGATTGTCGATATCATTGTCGGCATCGTGGGGGCCTTCATCGGTGGTTGGCTGTCGGGTGTGCTTGGCATCTCACTGGGCGGCGGTCTGATCGGGTCCCTGATTACCGCCGTGATCGGTGCAGTCATCCTGTTGTTTATCATCCGTCTCATCAAACGTGGATAG